Within Rothia sp. ZJ932, the genomic segment TGTTTTTGGCAAGGACCGTGATGAGGCGCTGAATACTTTGGTGGCAGCTCTCAACGCCGCTGCGGGTAGCGAGAAGTGGGCAGCAGTTGCTTCGCCTGAGAAGCTACCTTCATCTGAGGACGTCATCCGCACCGCTTTTATCTACCAGCCTACTGAGGCGACCCCGGTGGGTGAATCTGAAATTCTCACAGACACCGCAGCCTTTAACAATGCTCGCAAGCCTCTTGCTCAGGCTTTTAAGGCGTCAACTGCTGATGATAATGACGAGATTTTCGTTGCTATCGTCAATCATTTCAAGTCAAAGGGATCAGGTTCTGGCGTCAATGCTGACTCGGGTGACGGGCAGGGTGCTTCTAATGCCTCCCGCGTTGCTCAGGCAACCGATCTCGTGAAGTTCGCGGAGGCGCAAGAAGCCAAACACAAGACCCAGAACGTGGTACTGCTGGGGGATTTCAACGCCTATACGCAAGAAGATCCCATGCAGGTACTTTATAAGGCAGGCTACGTTAGCCTTGACACTACCTTTGATGCGGGGCATACCTACCTCTACGGTGGACGTACCGGCTCACTCGATCACGTCCTGGCATCCGGTGATTTCATTGATAACTTCACTGACGCCGATGTCTGGAACATCAACTCGGTAGAATCTATCGGTTTGGAATACTCACGTTTCAACAACAACGTCACCAACCTTTACGCCCCTAATGCTTACCGTTCCTCTGATCACGACCCGCTGATTGCTGGTTTCAACCTCTCTAAAGAAAACCCTGCACCGCTAGTTTTCACCGACGTTGTTGAGGGCGATCAGTTCTACACCGAGATTATGTGGCTGGCTCAGCGTGGCATCACCGCCGGCTGGGCAGACGGCACCTTCCGCCCTGTTATGGGTGTAGACCGCGCTACGATGGCGGCGTTCTTCTACCGTCTGGCGGGTTCACCGAAGTTTGATGCACCAGCAACCCCCAGCTTCAGTGATGTGCCTGTAGATCACCAGTTCTACACAGAGATTGAGTGGTTCTACGCTCAGGGCATTACTACCGGTTGGGGCGAAGGTACCTTCCGCCCGGACGCTCCCGTGAACCGTAACTCCATGGCGGCTTTCTTCTACCGCTACACGGGCAGCCCCCTCTACGTTGCGCCGGTGAACTCATCGTTCGTTGACCTACCCGAGCGCGCACCCTTCTACAAGGAAATTTCATGGTTGCGTGCGCAGGGCATTACTACCGGCTGGGCAGACGGCACTTACCGCCCCTACCAGCCTATTGAACGCGCCGCGATGGCAGCTTTTATCTACCGCTACAGTGACAACGTACTCAACGAGTTCTAAAACGAGATGTGTTCTCAGTGGCTTAGTTTAAGTTGCTGAAGGATGCAGAGATAAGTAAAGACTGCTTCCCCGATCCCTCAACCATCTGGTTCAGCTCGGGGAGCAGTCTTTTTCTCTCTGTACCCACCAAAACTAAGTAGTTTCGGTTAAGATTACCTTCTTTAGGTGGAGGCTTCCTCTGCGCGGGCTGGCTGTGCCAGCCGTTTGTGCTGGCGGTGCTCACGCGCCGGTTTGTGGAGTCCATGCCGGGTGCCCCGGTCTTTCATACGTGCACCGGCGGTTTCATCTCAGATTCGAATCTGCGGCGCATATAGCGGCAAGCCGCTGTGAGAAGGTTTGAGGGCGTGAAATTCTCGGACTACTGTAAGGCGGTGGCGACGTTTATTGAAAGGGCTGAGGGTATGGACGCGGTAGGTAAGGCGCTGGGACACTCGTCACCTGAAATTACGCGCCGGTACTATGTGCAGCGTGAAGCTGTGGTTGATTTTCGTCAGGTTTTGGGAGTGGTTGCGCCGTAGGTTTGTTTTGAAAGTGGCGGGTAAATGGCGGGTGCGGTCTTTTTTGGGTACTAAAAAAAGCCCCTCCCGACTAGGTGTTTATCCTAGTGGGATGGGCTTTATTTGTCGGGTTGACAGGATTTGAACCTGCGACCCCTTGACCCCCAGTCAAGTGCGCTACCAAGCTGCGCCACAACCCGATTGTGTTTCTCCCAGTGAGCTAACCCCTGAGCACTCATACCACTATACTCACCTTAAAACAGCTTCGCAAATCAAAATTCGCTTTTTTGAGGTTTTTAGGCGCGTTCTGCATCACATTTACTCTGGTTTAGGGTTGACGCCCCTCCAGAGCCCTGCATCTCTGCCTATGCAGAGACAGTAAAAAGCCCGCGTCCGCACCTGTACCAATCGGTCGGACGCGGGCTTTCACCTCACACGGTAGCTACCGCAGCAAGCCACTAGCGAGATGAGCGCTTACCACCAGATTTACCGGACTGGCGCTCCCCCAGTGAGCGGCGTTCACGCACGCGCATGGTGACTTCAATCGGAGTACCGGTGAAGTCGAAAGTCTCGCGCAAACGGCGGGTGATGAAACGGCGGTACCCCGGATCCAAGAACCCGGTGGTGAACAGAACAAACTTGGGCGGACGCGATGACACCTGGGTACCAAAGAGAATACGGGGCTGCTTACCACCGCGGACGGGGTGCGGGTGGGCAGCAACAATCTCACCCAAGAAGGCATTCAGACGACCGGTGGGAATACGTGAATCCCATGACTCCAGGGAGTGTTCCAGAGCCGGTACCAGCTTATCTTTGTGCCAACCGGTCTTCGCAGAGATGTTGACGCGCGGTGCCCACGCTACGTGCGCCAGGTCGCGGTCGATTTCACGTTCCAGTAGTTCACGGCGATCCTCATCGAGGGTGTCCCACTTGTTATAAGCAAGCACCATCGCACGACCCGAATCAATTGCCATCTGAATGATGCGAACGTCCTGCTCAGAAATCGGCTCAGAAACATCGAGCAGCACCACAGCTACCTCGGCGCGCTCAATAGCGGTCTGGGTACGCAAGGACGCATAGAAGTCAGCGCCCTTTGCCATATGCACGCGGCGGCGGATACCCGCGGTATCCACAAAACGCCAGGGGCGATCACCCAAGTGAACGATTTCGTCCACGGGGTCACGGGTGGTACCCGCCAGATCGTTAACAACGGCACGTTCTTCGCCGGCAATCTTGTTCAGTAGTGATGACTTACCGACGTTGGGGCGACCGATGAGAGCAACACGACGGGGGCCGCCGCGCACCTCGGGGTCAGCGAACTGGGAGTGCTCCGGCAGAACTTTGAGCATCGCGTCCAACATGTCAGCAAGACCGCGACCGTGCAAACCTGATACGGGGAAAGGCTCACCCATACCCAGTGACCACAGGCTCGCGATTTCGGGCTCTTGGTGACCATCGTCGATCTTGTTAGCGATCAGGATGATGGGCTTGTCTTCGCGGCGCAGCATACGCACGATTGCCTCATCAGTTGCGGTAATACCGACCATGGCATCGACAACCAGCAGTACCACGTCAGCGCCAGCCACAGCGATTTCAGCCTGAGTTGCGACCTGAGCGTCGATGCCCTTTGCATCAGCCTCCCAGCCACCGGTATCAACCAGGGTGAAGTCTTTGCCAGAGTGCTCTGCCTTGTAGGAGACGCGGTCGCGGGTAACACCCGGCTTGTCTTCAACCACAGCTTCACGGCGACCCAAAATACGGTTAATGATGGTTGATTTACCGACGTTGGGGCGACCCACAATAGCCACTACGGGGTTAGCGAGGTCATCGTCCTCTTCTTCAGCGCCAAAGCCCCAGCTCTTGAGCAGCAAGCGGTCTTCTTCATCAAGCTCATAATCTTCCAGACCAGCACGCAGGGCCTCTGCTCGCTGGTTGGCGGTTTCTTCATCAATTTCGGCTAGACGCTCGGTAACATCGTCATCGCCGCCACCAAGAAACTTATCTTCGTAGTTATCGGTACTCATTTTTCTAAGTGCCTTCTTTCTAACTGTGTTTTTGTAAAAACGCGGAGGTCTTTATCTAAGTGAGTGTGAGGTACGGACGCAGTTCTTTAGGCGCCGCGTGCCTCTTCGACCGCTGCGATCACCGCTGCAATGGTCTCTTCAAAATTCAAATCTGAGGAGTCGATAAGGGTCACTCCGGGTGCTGCCTCGGTGAAGTTATTGACCTTAGAATCCTTAGCGTCGCGGGCTGATACCTGCGCCGAGAGCTGCTGGGTGCTCTGAGTGCCGCCCAACTGCAGTCCGCGGCGAGCCAACCGAACCTCTTCTGAGGCGGTAAGCAGAATACGCGCATCCGCATCGGGTGCCACTACGGTAGTGATGTCGCGCCCCTCAGCCACCATACGGTAGCCGGAGTTCTTCATGGCATCGCGCTGCATACGAATCAAAATATCGCGTACTGCTCGCTTGGATGCCACCGCCGATACATTCTCTGAAATAACAGGCTCGCGAATGGCATCGACAACATCTACACCGTCTACCTCGATAATCTCAGCATCGGGAGTAGTGCCCTGCGATAGGGGAAAGTTCTGTGCCGCTTCGGCAACTGCTGCCTCATCTTCAAGGTCTACCTTTTGAGCGAGGCAGTACCAGGTGAGGGCGCGGTACATAGCACCGGTATCAAGGTAGGCAAGGTTGTAGTGCTGTGCCACAGCTTTAGCCACTGATGATTTACCAGAGCCCGAGGGGCCGTCCATCGCAATGACCAGGCGATTGCCGTAAGCGCTCATGTGTTATTCCTCGTATCGTTGTGTTCTTTACCCTTAGTTTATAGGGTTTTAGTGTCGGCGGTAGGCAAGCTATCAGCCGTAGATTCAAGCGAACCCTCGGTGCGCGTTACCTATTAGCGCACAACTTTCCAGCCGCGCTCGATGAGATCCTCAACGAGCTTTTCGTGTTCGTTAGGGTTGAACGAAAGCTCCGCTAGACCCACCGGCTGACCGGGTGAGTGTTCGAGCCTGAGATCTTCAAGGTTCACACCAAGTTCGCCGATTTCAGCAAGTAGGCGAGCGATCTGACCGGGGGTATCGTCCACCAGCACCGTCATCTGAGCAAAAGCCGCTGGAGCACTGCCATGTTTACCGGGAATGCGTTTGACACCGTTATTACCCTCGCTCATCAGCTGTGCAAGATTCAAACGAGCGCCCGCTGCCGTTGGTGCTTCAAGGGTGCTGATGAGACGTTCAAGATCTTTGCGTACCCCGTAAAGGGTCTCAACGATTGGCTGGGCGTTAGCTGCAAGAATTTGTACCCACAAACCCGGGTCGCTGCCGGCAATACGCACCGTATCGCGCAGCCCCTGCCCTGCCAACCCGAGGGCGTACAGGGGGGTATCTTGCAAACGCGATGCGAGTAAAGAGCTCATCACCTGCGGCACGTGACTAATCAATGCCACCGTTTGATCGTGTTCGTAGACATCAAGGTGGGTGACCGTCGCACCCAACCCAACGGCGAGATTGACAGCTTTTTTCACCGCGTCAGGACGCACCTGCTCATGCGAGCAAATAACCCACGGCATCGAGGTAAACAGCTCACCGCGGGCGGCAACGGGCCCTGACTTTTCGCGTCCTGCCATCGGGTGAGTACCCACGTAGCGGCTGGCATCAGCAGAGGAAGCCAGCACAGCCTCTAAGATGGGAGCCTTCACCGAAGCAATATCAACCACCAAAGCACCGGGGTAAACATTGAGCGCGTCAATGACGATTTCAGCGGTGATATCAGGCGGAGTTGCCACGACCACCAGAGCAGGCTCTGACACCGGCAGGTTGTTCAAGGATGCATCACGTACTGAAGTGCCTGCACCAATATCTTGGGCAACCGCTTCAGTGGTGGGCGAAGTATCTTGAACATAAACCTCCACCCCAAGGGCACGCAGGGCAATGCCAATGGAGCTTCCCAGCAACCCCGCACCAATAATGCGTACGGGACCTTCAATGGTTGAAAAGCCTTCGTTCATTACATTCCTACAGAGGCGAGTAGCTCACCAATTTCGACCTTGGAAAGGTTGCGAATAGTGCCCTGCTTCTGTGAGCCCAAACGTACCGGGCCCATCTGCACACGGACGAGCTTCTCGACGGGGTGACCCACAGCTTCAAACAGGCGGCGAACAATGCGGTTTTTGCCCGAGTGAATAGTCACCTCAATAAGAATATGACCGGGGGTTGAGTCAATAAGCTTGAAGGAGTCTACTCGTGAAACGCCGTCCTCAAGGCGGATGCCCTTCTTCATCGCCGCGCCGATGCCCTGTTCCATGGGCCCGGGAACCTGCACCAGATAGGTCTTGGGCACTTCATAAGAAGGGTGAGTGAGGCGGTTAGCCAGTTCGCCGTCGTTGGTTAGCAACAGCAGACCTTCGGTTTCAACGTCGAGACGGCCCACGTGGAAGACGCGCTGTGACATTGATTTGCGCAAGAAATTCGAAATATCGGGGCGGCCATCGGGATCTCCCATGGAAGAGACAACGCCGGTGGGCTTGTTCAGAACCATGTAGATCAGTTTGTCGTTAGTCTGAATACGCATGCCATCAACGTGAACCTCTACCTTATCGGCATCGACGCGGACGCCCAGCTCAGTCACAGTTTCACCGTTGACGGTGACGCGACCTTCTTCAATCATCTGCTCACACACGCGGCGTGAAGCAACACCTGCCTGCGCCATCAGCTTCTGCAAGCGCACACCATCGTGATCGTAAAACTCGTAGTGGTCAACCGGCGCATTCTTCGGACGACGCGGGCGATGGGGACCTGCGTAGTTATCGTTGCGCTGGTGTTTGTAATTGGGGCGGTACTCGCCGCGCTCTGAAGCGAACGCCGGACCCGAGCGGAAACCGCGTGAAGCCCCGCTCTTACCGGCGCCACCCTTAGCACCGGGCTTACCACCCTTAGAGCCAAAAGCTTTGCCCGCACCGGGCTTACCGGATTTACCGGGTTTGCCAGGCTTACCGCCACCGAAACCGGTGCCGCTTGAGCCGAAGCCAGCGCCACCGCGCGCGCCGCCTTTACCGCGTCCGCCCGCACCGGGCTTACCGCCGCGGAACTCGTTATTCTTGCCAAAACCACGACCAGCGCCACCGCGTCCGTGATTACCTGAACCGCTACCTGAACGTCCTTGTGCCATGAGAAATAATGTCCTTTATCTTCTAGAATGTGCTGTCATTATCAGCGCAGTAATTTTTCAAAATTGAGAGTGAATAAAAAATTATTTAGGAGCTTGCCACTTCAAGATCGGTCAAATCTGGCAGTAGCGGAGCTAACGGGGGCAGCTGCTCAAGGCTCTCGAACCCTAGCCGTTCAAGCAACGCACCAGTGGTGATGTACTGGCTTGCACCGCTACCCTCTTCGGGTACTGTTTCTTCGATGAAGCCGCGCTGTTTGAGAATCCGAAAAGCAGCATCGACGCTGGTTCCTCGCACCTGCGCCACATAGGCGCGCGTTACCGGCTGCTGATAGGCAATCACTGCCAACGTTTCAAGCTGGGCGCGGGTAAGTTTTTTCGCTTGGGAACCGGTCACAAACCGGGCAACCCAGGGTGAAAAGTCAGCGCGAGCGAACAAACGCCAGCCGCCATTGATGCGTCGCAGCTCAAACCCACGAGGTTCACAGGCGATGCCGCGGACATCTGTTCCCCCGTTGTAATCGATGTAAAGCTCATCGAGGGCTGTCTCTACAGCTCGTTCGCTAACCAAGAGCGCCGCAGCGAATTCCCGCGTGCTCACCGGAGTGGATGCAACCGCCAAAATCGCTTCAACTGCACTTTTCACACCGCCGGGCACCATCTCAACCTTCGCAGTCATATCTGCTGAGGCAGCATGTACGCTTTCTTGATGACGGGCGGATGCGTAAGCATCAGCCTGGTCAGGAGCTGCCCAAGGATTCTCGGGGGCTTCATCTACCACCGGTTCATCAGGTGTCTCTGAAACCCGCGAATGCTCATCAGCTTCTGCCTCTTGCTGAGAGGCAACCTCTGCCGTAGCATCATCGCCATCAGGTGCCCAGTACCCGAGATTCACCAAAGACTCATCATCACGGTTAAATTCTTGACCGGGATAAATACTCATCCTCGAACCTCCTCTACAGCGTCTTGGGGCATCGGCGCCCTGCGTACCAGAATCTCACCCAGCGGTTTATCTTGATCCAGCTCAACCACACGATTGCGGTAGAGCTCAAGCAGAGCAAGAAAACGCACCACTGCGATCTCTAATTCTGAGGACTCTTTCGCGAGTTCTTCAAACGGCAGACTCTGTTGGTTTTCTAAAGCTCGCACGATATTTTCTTCTTCACGAGCAATAGTGGTCAGAGGCTCCCGCAGATGCTCAGTGTCAACTACGGGCTGAGATTCAGCAAGTTCCGCTAAAGGATCATGCGAGGCTAGCGCTCGATGGGCAACGGACGCAAACTCCTGGGGTGTTATATCGAAAACAAGCTCAGGCAAAGCGCGAGCAAAACGTTCTTCTAACACCACATCACGAGCAAAACGCTCAGCTTCAGCACCCATACGCTGATCCAAAATATCGGCAACTTCTTTATACGCGCGATACTGAAGCAGACGAGCAAACAGCAAATCTCGAGCTTCTAAAGCAGCAAATTCGCTGGCAGTTTCAGGTTCTTTAGAAGGCAACAAACGCGCTACCTTGATATCAAGCAAGGTAGCAGCAGTAACAGTAAACTGGCTAGCTATATCAAGAGCTTGAGTACTAACGGTGGTGTAGAGAGGCTGAATAAAAGTCAGAAATTCATCAGTCACCTGCGATAGAGCAACATCAGTAACATCAAGTTTACGACGTGAGATAAGGTGCAACAAAAGATCAAAAGGACCCTCAAAATTGCCCAAGTGTAAGGTGAATTCCACACCCGATTCACCGGTTGCCTGCGGTGCCATCACGGCAGCGTCTAAATGTGCGCTCATGCGTAGTACGCGCGTCCTTCTATCTTCAAAATCTCACGACTTGCTGTATATGATTGTGCCCTGCAAAGTTTTCTTTTTCAAGGCATGGGGTTCATTAGCTGCGCCACGTACCCCGCGTACGCTCTCACACAGCGTGGAAAAAGAACGTTTTCACGGCATCCTAGCCCAGCAGTTTCGATTCCCAGCACCACTTGCACATGCCAGCGTCAAAAAATAAGCCTTGCTATATTCTACACAAACGTGTACAGTTGAGACTTCGTTCAAGGCATGCACTTAGCACGGCGCCATGATTCGAACCGTAAACACTTACCACTTTGTATCTACCGCTACCTGCACGGTTTATCAGCAGGTCACCAGCCTCTTGCAAAACACGATAAAAGTTCGTGTTTTTCTGGCAACCGAGTATCCAAACATTCCTTTCGCATTAACCGCGGTTTTCATTGGTGCTCATATGCGCTCGCTACTGTGAACAGTACGAGCTTCACTTGATACACGCACTGCGTAGTGCGTATCTATACATACCCCCGAGAACCTCATCGACGAAGCGTGCCTCGGGAAAATATTTGAGGAGACTTATTTTGACTACTACCACTTTTGAAACTTTAGAACACAGCGTTCAGGCGAACACCGCTAACCTGCGGCAACTGGTTAACCACGCTGAAAACATGATTCGCACCGCTGTGCCCATGCTCGATAACGTATGCGATGCTGATGCCGATTTCGCTCAGCGTGTGCTCGATGTTGAAACGTCCATGGTGTTGCGTGCCCTTGAAACCGGCAAGATCACCCTGATCGAAAACGAACGCGCTCAGTTACGTCAGAACATCTACGTGCGTCCTGCTATCTCGCAGTTCTCACCCGCTGAATTTACTCTCAGCTTCGAGAACTCACTCTCGGCACGTAGCGCCATCTAAAACAAGCACTTTTCGGCTCTCAAAGAGCAAAAACCAGCGGGGCAATCTTCTGTGTGAAGATTGCCCCGCTGGTTTTAGTGGACTGCTTGATACCTAGAAGTTAGGGCGCTCCACCACGAGAAATCAGCTCACGCGCCAACTGGCGGTAAGCCTCAGCGCCGGGATGGTTTGAAGCGTAAGAAAGAATAGGCTCAGCAGAAACAGAGGCATCGGGGAACTTCACGGTTCGCTTGATAACTGTGTCAAACACCTTATCGCCGAAAGCATCGATAATGCGCGCCAGCACCTCTTTAGAGTGCAGGGTGCGTGAATCAAACATCGTCGCCAGAACACCATCAATCTGCAGCTTGGGGTTGAGGCGGTCTTGTACCTTTTCAATGGAGTCAACCAACAGAGCCACTGCGCGCAGAGCAAAGAACTCACAAATCAAGGGGATAATAACGCCGTGGCTAGCGGTGAGCGCGTTGACGGTCAGCAGACCCAAAGAAGGCTGGCAGTCAATGAGAATAACATCGTATTCGCTCTCTACCTTGCGTAGAGCCGATGCCAGTACCTGCTCGCGAGCCACTTCATTCACGAGCTGAACTTCAGCAGCTGAGAGGTCAATATTGGCAGGTAACAGGTCAATATTCGGGGTTTCAGTAGGCTGAATGACCTCGTGAATATCAACTTTGCGGTCCATCATCACGTTGTAGACCGTCAAATCAAGTTCATGAGGGTTGGCACCAAAACCAGCTGAAAGAGCGCCCTGCGGGTCAAAATCTACCAGCAGCACCTTTCGTCCTGCCTCTGCCAGTGCCGCACCCAAGTTAATGGTGGAGGTCGTCTTACCGACGCCGCCTTTTTGGTTCACCATAGAGATGATGCGCGCAGGACCGTGCGACTGCAACGGAGCGGGATCAGGGTAAACACGCACAGGGCGACCGGTGGGACCTAGCTCTTCAGCGCTCACACTATCAGTCACAATTTTCACCTTCATTTTCAGATCG encodes:
- a CDS encoding ExeM/NucH family extracellular endonuclease, with amino-acid sequence MSYTPRWRRFISVTALVSATFVGTSTLATVPTAFAAETLTIAEIQGTGETSPVASKEVTTTGIVTAVYATGGLNGYFIQTEGSASLDFTPGASDGVFIYSPDTASSVTHGDLVTVTGTVSEYKGQTQISVKNGGLTILSGGHSLPAITGVLPEDASAREALEGMLVQPTGSITVTDNYGANRYGSFSLVNGEKPLRTATDVVAPGAAAIEYEAANKAKAYVLDDGSTADYTRGGSSTPVPYIGTATPLRVGASATFAKPVIMSFSFGAWTLQPTAPVSGKTADSDLPVSWTNTREAAPDAVGGELSISSFNVLNYFSTTGDELTGCKYYTDREKNPITVSGGCDARGAANQENFERQQAKIVAAINTLDASVISLEEIENSAVFGKDRDEALNTLVAALNAAAGSEKWAAVASPEKLPSSEDVIRTAFIYQPTEATPVGESEILTDTAAFNNARKPLAQAFKASTADDNDEIFVAIVNHFKSKGSGSGVNADSGDGQGASNASRVAQATDLVKFAEAQEAKHKTQNVVLLGDFNAYTQEDPMQVLYKAGYVSLDTTFDAGHTYLYGGRTGSLDHVLASGDFIDNFTDADVWNINSVESIGLEYSRFNNNVTNLYAPNAYRSSDHDPLIAGFNLSKENPAPLVFTDVVEGDQFYTEIMWLAQRGITAGWADGTFRPVMGVDRATMAAFFYRLAGSPKFDAPATPSFSDVPVDHQFYTEIEWFYAQGITTGWGEGTFRPDAPVNRNSMAAFFYRYTGSPLYVAPVNSSFVDLPERAPFYKEISWLRAQGITTGWADGTYRPYQPIERAAMAAFIYRYSDNVLNEF
- the der gene encoding ribosome biogenesis GTPase Der, with the protein product MSTDNYEDKFLGGGDDDVTERLAEIDEETANQRAEALRAGLEDYELDEEDRLLLKSWGFGAEEEDDDLANPVVAIVGRPNVGKSTIINRILGRREAVVEDKPGVTRDRVSYKAEHSGKDFTLVDTGGWEADAKGIDAQVATQAEIAVAGADVVLLVVDAMVGITATDEAIVRMLRREDKPIILIANKIDDGHQEPEIASLWSLGMGEPFPVSGLHGRGLADMLDAMLKVLPEHSQFADPEVRGGPRRVALIGRPNVGKSSLLNKIAGEERAVVNDLAGTTRDPVDEIVHLGDRPWRFVDTAGIRRRVHMAKGADFYASLRTQTAIERAEVAVVLLDVSEPISEQDVRIIQMAIDSGRAMVLAYNKWDTLDEDRRELLEREIDRDLAHVAWAPRVNISAKTGWHKDKLVPALEHSLESWDSRIPTGRLNAFLGEIVAAHPHPVRGGKQPRILFGTQVSSRPPKFVLFTTGFLDPGYRRFITRRLRETFDFTGTPIEVTMRVRERRSLGERQSGKSGGKRSSR
- the cmk gene encoding (d)CMP kinase encodes the protein MSAYGNRLVIAMDGPSGSGKSSVAKAVAQHYNLAYLDTGAMYRALTWYCLAQKVDLEDEAAVAEAAQNFPLSQGTTPDAEIIEVDGVDVVDAIREPVISENVSAVASKRAVRDILIRMQRDAMKNSGYRMVAEGRDITTVVAPDADARILLTASEEVRLARRGLQLGGTQSTQQLSAQVSARDAKDSKVNNFTEAAPGVTLIDSSDLNFEETIAAVIAAVEEARGA
- a CDS encoding prephenate dehydrogenase — translated: MNEGFSTIEGPVRIIGAGLLGSSIGIALRALGVEVYVQDTSPTTEAVAQDIGAGTSVRDASLNNLPVSEPALVVVATPPDITAEIVIDALNVYPGALVVDIASVKAPILEAVLASSADASRYVGTHPMAGREKSGPVAARGELFTSMPWVICSHEQVRPDAVKKAVNLAVGLGATVTHLDVYEHDQTVALISHVPQVMSSLLASRLQDTPLYALGLAGQGLRDTVRIAGSDPGLWVQILAANAQPIVETLYGVRKDLERLISTLEAPTAAGARLNLAQLMSEGNNGVKRIPGKHGSAPAAFAQMTVLVDDTPGQIARLLAEIGELGVNLEDLRLEHSPGQPVGLAELSFNPNEHEKLVEDLIERGWKVVR
- a CDS encoding pseudouridine synthase, coding for MAQGRSGSGSGNHGRGGAGRGFGKNNEFRGGKPGAGGRGKGGARGGAGFGSSGTGFGGGKPGKPGKSGKPGAGKAFGSKGGKPGAKGGAGKSGASRGFRSGPAFASERGEYRPNYKHQRNDNYAGPHRPRRPKNAPVDHYEFYDHDGVRLQKLMAQAGVASRRVCEQMIEEGRVTVNGETVTELGVRVDADKVEVHVDGMRIQTNDKLIYMVLNKPTGVVSSMGDPDGRPDISNFLRKSMSQRVFHVGRLDVETEGLLLLTNDGELANRLTHPSYEVPKTYLVQVPGPMEQGIGAAMKKGIRLEDGVSRVDSFKLIDSTPGHILIEVTIHSGKNRIVRRLFEAVGHPVEKLVRVQMGPVRLGSQKQGTIRNLSKVEIGELLASVGM
- a CDS encoding SMC-Scp complex subunit ScpB, with the protein product MSIYPGQEFNRDDESLVNLGYWAPDGDDATAEVASQQEAEADEHSRVSETPDEPVVDEAPENPWAAPDQADAYASARHQESVHAASADMTAKVEMVPGGVKSAVEAILAVASTPVSTREFAAALLVSERAVETALDELYIDYNGGTDVRGIACEPRGFELRRINGGWRLFARADFSPWVARFVTGSQAKKLTRAQLETLAVIAYQQPVTRAYVAQVRGTSVDAAFRILKQRGFIEETVPEEGSGASQYITTGALLERLGFESLEQLPPLAPLLPDLTDLEVASS
- a CDS encoding ScpA family protein, with the protein product MSAHLDAAVMAPQATGESGVEFTLHLGNFEGPFDLLLHLISRRKLDVTDVALSQVTDEFLTFIQPLYTTVSTQALDIASQFTVTAATLLDIKVARLLPSKEPETASEFAALEARDLLFARLLQYRAYKEVADILDQRMGAEAERFARDVVLEERFARALPELVFDITPQEFASVAHRALASHDPLAELAESQPVVDTEHLREPLTTIAREEENIVRALENQQSLPFEELAKESSELEIAVVRFLALLELYRNRVVELDQDKPLGEILVRRAPMPQDAVEEVRG
- a CDS encoding Gp19/Gp15/Gp42 family protein, which encodes MTTTTFETLEHSVQANTANLRQLVNHAENMIRTAVPMLDNVCDADADFAQRVLDVETSMVLRALETGKITLIENERAQLRQNIYVRPAISQFSPAEFTLSFENSLSARSAI
- a CDS encoding ParA family protein; its protein translation is MKVKIVTDSVSAEELGPTGRPVRVYPDPAPLQSHGPARIISMVNQKGGVGKTTSTINLGAALAEAGRKVLLVDFDPQGALSAGFGANPHELDLTVYNVMMDRKVDIHEVIQPTETPNIDLLPANIDLSAAEVQLVNEVAREQVLASALRKVESEYDVILIDCQPSLGLLTVNALTASHGVIIPLICEFFALRAVALLVDSIEKVQDRLNPKLQIDGVLATMFDSRTLHSKEVLARIIDAFGDKVFDTVIKRTVKFPDASVSAEPILSYASNHPGAEAYRQLARELISRGGAP